The nucleotide window aatcctctATTACACTTACATAAGCTGCAATGTGTTGTCCATGAAAGATTTTCTATggtaaaaataaatttataatGTTGTTTATAGGCCTACAGACAGTAtatctacactcttaaaaataaagctgaCTCACTCAATGCCATTGAAAAACTCTCTTTCGAAATAGTTATTTTAAGCACATAACACCTGAAGAATctttctgttaaaaaaattgaaaaatgctcttctttaaaaaacctttgactaaatggttctttaatgaaccaaaaaatagttttttcgtggcatcactgtgaagaaccttttaagcactttaatttttaagagtgtatgtgGTGTACTTGATATGCATTATAATACATATAATATTGCTTTATAGGTTCAAGTAATCTTACCCATGGGTTTATCGTGTTCTGACCAAAGGTTCCATGTACAatgatgataaaaaataaaagactgACTGTGGTTTCTTTAAGCTTCATTGTTACAAACTGGAGAGCTCAAAGAGATATCTGCTTAGGACTAAGGAAGTTACATACAGCATTATCcttattttgaaaaacacttttgcGAGTAATGTAATATGCATGTGGCTGATAAGCAATTTGTTGCATAATATGTTGCAAAAACCCTttcaacaaaatatttttttctagaaaaaaaaaatagaaggCACTTCCTtacaacataaaataaatctaaaagaaaaaataacttGACTAATCCTTAACCACTTTCTACTTTTTAACAATGCGAACAAatgattataaaattataaaaactcTTTCATGCTGTTCATTTCTCCCTTAGCTTCATTAGTATTCCTATTACAGATGCACCGATATTTAGCCAATAATCAGGATTGGCggataaaagcaatttttttacacTATCGGCAGATAGTTTGAAAACAGCCGATAGTCATGCCTGATattgtcaatcaaaagagaacaggtAAAAGCTTAAATAATCCCACAGCACTCTGCCCAGCATTTACAGTTAGAGGAATGATCTTCCAGCAGCACCTTATGTTTTCCCAGGTGGACTACTATCGGTAAGAGCAGACGCATCTTTCctacaatatattttttgctgcaAGATTTTGATGCACTAAAATATTGAGGTTATAACATGCAGATTATGACATATTatgaaagttacttttaaaacgACTTATaaatcacgtgacctttccatATTAACATTAGTGTGATGCAAAGAGCTTGAATGAATCTATTTATTccaaataaaccatttttgaATTTTCAATAGTAAATACAGACATGCTGATGCTTGGAAATCTGCATCTGAGAGCTGCATTAAAAATTctgtatttgaagagtttggttccaaaacgcagtaaatccattttgactaatttgggtaaaaatgtgttttccaaaccaagaaagtgacaagatgaaaaccactattttctgttataaactttcacatagcatctttaggttataataacattcaaagttcaaatttataatttgattttcaaagatttattataaaaactgattatattaattttttttttcaaaatgctataaatctattgaatcaatatgtGCATTCATCTATGCCATtgatttagttgactagtgatatacactgattaaaaaaaaattaatggcattaatcaaaacacttactttgtcatattaataacactgtcattgctgctgtgctgtcatccttgggacgtcgtcactGAGAATTTTTGACAgcaatcagctgtaaaatgttttgttccTGATCGATTTTCGTTGCCTTTCATAAAATTATGTAAAGTTTTTTCATAAGattcccctggggtcaatgtgttagcatgagagAAGCTTGATGCGGtcatgtgagaacaagcaacagccagccataaattattagattttgatggcttacgtttcttccccgccacagaaaaccaccacatgccataaaaagtattattttgtttttgtttgtttgttgatcacgaagtacaaagtagatgaggaaaaccaGGATTGTGTATTCAAAGCGTCGCCCTTATTGTTTCcaggaatggtgcgctgtgatttgtttagcggatttattgcattctgcagagaaggaagaGTGGCATTTGTCACGGTTTGAAAAAAAAgggggagaaaagatgacagaataacacggtgGATATTAGATTTTGGTGGTAAccaatttttacaaaaaaaaatggcgtttatcgcgttttggaaccaaactcttcctTTGTTCTTCATAAAAGTGCTGCCGATAATCCTATTTGATTGTACTGTACAATTGAAAGCAATCCACAACAGCAGTTGATAATCAGGGATTCATTGTCTAATTCAAAAATTCAGTCCTTGATATGAAACTTAACAGTCTGTTTTTCCAgttcatagttttttttaaatatcatgAGTCTGTTTATCAATTTTTGATTTTAAGTGCTCCTTGTAAGCCAAAATGTCCCCATTCCATTTGGTGATGGTCTGCTTCTCACACACCCAAATTTCCCGAGCCACCTAAAATTGGAGAGAAATATGTATTATCAAAAATGTTCATACTAAAATTCCAAGACCTCACCCATTATTGCACTTATGCTATAAGTCATACCTGCTGAATGAGTCTGAAGTCATGGCTAACCAACATCATTCCACCCTCAAACTCATTGACGGCCTCAGCCAGAGCATCAATTGTCTCAATGTCCAAGTGATTGGTCGGCTCATCCAGAAACAGCATGTGGGGATTTTGCCACGCAAGCCAGGCAAAACACACCCGACACTTCTGTCCATCTGACAAGTTCCTGATGGGACTGACCTTTAAAGGGAGAGTACATAAGAAAATCTTTAGTGATAGGTGAACGCCGGAAatttttgagaaccactggtctagcaTTCACAATATAATACTTATGTTATCACGCCTTCACATTAAAGACAATATACCTGCTGCTTGCCCGTCAGCCCATAACGTCCAATGATCTTCCTCATCTCCTCTTTCTCTTTGATCTCTGGAAAGCACTTCATCATGTACTCCAGAGGAGATAGATCCAGCTCAAGTTGCTCAGTCAAATGCTGCAGGATGAACACATGCAAAAAACTTAATGTAGGAATTATAAAATATTGGGATATACAAGTTTTGTTTACATCTTAGAGCtgtaaaagagaaagaaaaacaaacggCAGATATTTAATTGTtatgaaaattacaaaaaacacaaattttaacCTGCTGTACTAAGACTGGAAGTACAGTATAGAGTCTATACCTGATGATACCTGCCGATTTTAACATGTGAGTGCTTTCTTATCATTCCGTCTGTGGGAAGAAGCTATAAGAGAGGGAAACACAAGCCTACTAATTTCAATTTCTATACTAAATCCTAATAATATGAGTTTTAAAGATAACTGTGAAATTAAGCAATTATTAATCTAAGAAGTTCCATTTTTCTGACCTCTCCCATCAGCAGTTTGAGAAGTGTGGACTTCCCTGCTCCATTGGGACCCACAAGTGCCACTCGTGTGTCCAAATCAATTCCAAACTCCaagtttttataaattaaatgctgcaaaagtaaacaaaagtaaaacacaacattacttaaattataataacaaggaaTTAAATAATGATTTACTACATTTAATTTGAATAGTCTTAAAAAGGGCAGAGGCAAGAGCAAACAACACAAGTAAATGCATTTATATGTTAACAAAATTCTCTACCCAAACCAATACTGTGTAAATATTACTAAAGTAACAGCAGACCTACAGTGTCACTGGAGTATCTGAAGCTGACATTTTGCACCATGATGACAGGAGGGGGGATGTTGCCACAAGGAGGAAAATAAAAGGACAATGTCTGCAAGAAGAAGGTGTGGTTAAAATGTTATTATATGCACAAAGTTTTCTTTAAATTCAGGATCACTTTCAACCCAAGGCTTAAGCTTTGTTTATAGTCACGATCAAACTCAACACAAATGTAGCATAAGAGAGTTCCGATACTACTTTACAAATGTCTGCTGAAGTAAAGCTAGCAACTTTGATGAGGTTCAAATACATTTATCTGGAAATAACAAACCctaaaatgtcaaatttaaaaACTGGCCTATCAGAATCAGGTTTTTGAGAGTTCTCTAAAAATTGTACAGATAGATAGTAAaaagtttctttatttttctttaatgcAGCAACAAACTGGATGCTCCATCAATTAATGAAGCTTGAGTGACCTAAAATAAGATTTAAATAATCTGTGTACATTATTTTAGAACTGTTTAAAATAGTtcatttaatttctttaaattattttcacGATTGACGGACAACTGAGGTGAATAAGCATTATTAAATGTATTGCTTAATGCTGTAACAGACCTTGAGCAACAGAAAATGTTAGCTAACTCATGTTGGCTAATCACTTCGTCTCAGGTGTTTGTGTTTGATTGTGTAACAAACCTTGTCATTTACCACCCGGGCTGTAAGGCCAGACGCTACCATTTTCTGTAGGGTTTTTTCTTTGCTCTGAGCCTGGCGAGCTAGCTTTGCTGAGCCATGACCAAAACGAGCAATATAGTTCTACACAGGACAGAGAACATGTACATCATTTTTACAATACCATTCCTATGGTAAATACTACTGtaccacaatgcaatgcaataaaAGATGACTTTCCAAAATGAAGATaaaaaaaagaggaaaacaGATCTCACAATGTAGAGAAAGCAAAAGTCTTGTTTAAATGGAGCAGTAAGGGcacatgttttgatgttttACCTTCATGTGAGCTATTTGATCCTGCTCCCAGTTGTACCGCTTCATCTGGTTTTCCTCCAGCTCCTCTCTGGTCTTAACATATTGATCATAGTTGCCCTAAAAACAAGCCATTCATGGGACAGCGCAAGCATTAAAACTTCACATGCTCTTTGCCATTTTGTTTCTGCTAACATACTTCTCGAAAGTTTTAGCACACttatatt belongs to Paramisgurnus dabryanus chromosome 2, PD_genome_1.1, whole genome shotgun sequence and includes:
- the abcf2b gene encoding ATP-binding cassette, sub-family F, member 2b yields the protein MPSELAKKKAAKKKEAAKARQRVKKHEEVNDEGEQTDGQVNGTVTDEEPNGDVAALAKELDEFELHKMEARAVTGVLASHPNSTDVHISSLSLTFHGQELLSDTSLELNSGRRYGLIGLNGTGKSMLLSAIGHREVPIPEHIDIYHLTREMTPSEKTALQCVMEVDEERIKLEKEAERLAHEDSECEKLMEIYERLEELDADKAEVRASRILYGLGFTPAMQRKKLKDFSGGWRMRVSLARALFIKPFMLLLDEPTNHLDLDACVWLEEELKSFKRILVLISHSQDFLNGVCTNIIHLHQRKLKYYTGNYDQYVKTREELEENQMKRYNWEQDQIAHMKNYIARFGHGSAKLARQAQSKEKTLQKMVASGLTARVVNDKTLSFYFPPCGNIPPPVIMVQNVSFRYSSDTHLIYKNLEFGIDLDTRVALVGPNGAGKSTLLKLLMGELLPTDGMIRKHSHVKIGRYHQHLTEQLELDLSPLEYMMKCFPEIKEKEEMRKIIGRYGLTGKQQVSPIRNLSDGQKCRVCFAWLAWQNPHMLFLDEPTNHLDIETIDALAEAVNEFEGGMMLVSHDFRLIQQVAREIWVCEKQTITKWNGDILAYKEHLKSKIDKQTHDI